One window of the Pseudomonas lurida genome contains the following:
- a CDS encoding aldehyde dehydrogenase (NADP(+)): MTLTGKMLIGQHAISGDREAIRAINPTTEATLEPAYLGGNGDHVAQACALAWAAFDAYRETSLEARATFLETIAAHIEALGDELIDRAVAETGLPRPRLQGERGRTCGQLRTFARTLRSGEWLDVRVDNAQPQRQPLPRPDLRQRRIALGPVAVFGASNFPLAFSVAGGDTASALAAGCPVIVKAHGAHPGTSELVGQAVAQAVKACGLPEGVFSLLYGSDREVGIALVTDPRIKAVGFTGSRRGGLALTHAAQARPEPIPVYAEMSSINPVYLFPAALAARGEALAQGFVASLTQGAGQFCTNPGLVIGVQGPALNRFISTARELLPSCAAQTMLTPGIARAYGSGVGALTEHAKVAAKGLTATGPNQGQAYMFVTPAQAFLANEHLQAEVFGAASLIVVCASPEEVREVSEHLEGQLTATLHLDENDLPDAKALLPVLERKAGRLLVNGWPTGVEVCDAMVHGGPFPATSDARSTSVGTAAIQRFLRPVCYQDFPDALLPDALKHGNLLLLRRLLDGQREA, encoded by the coding sequence ATGACTCTGACGGGCAAGATGCTGATCGGTCAGCACGCCATTTCCGGTGACCGCGAGGCGATCCGGGCGATCAACCCCACCACTGAGGCAACCCTGGAGCCCGCCTACCTGGGCGGCAACGGCGACCACGTCGCACAGGCGTGCGCACTGGCGTGGGCGGCGTTTGACGCGTACCGCGAAACATCGCTGGAGGCGCGTGCCACGTTCCTTGAGACCATCGCCGCGCACATCGAAGCCCTCGGCGATGAACTGATCGACCGCGCCGTCGCCGAAACCGGCCTGCCCCGCCCGCGCCTCCAGGGCGAACGCGGGCGCACTTGCGGGCAACTGCGCACCTTCGCCCGCACCCTTCGCAGCGGGGAGTGGCTGGATGTGCGGGTAGACAACGCACAGCCGCAACGCCAGCCCCTGCCTCGCCCCGACCTGCGCCAGCGCCGCATCGCGTTGGGCCCGGTCGCCGTGTTTGGTGCGAGCAACTTCCCACTGGCGTTCTCCGTGGCCGGTGGCGACACCGCCTCTGCACTGGCCGCCGGTTGCCCGGTGATCGTCAAGGCCCACGGTGCTCACCCTGGCACCAGCGAACTGGTGGGCCAGGCGGTGGCGCAGGCGGTCAAGGCGTGTGGACTGCCGGAGGGGGTATTTTCGCTGCTGTACGGTTCGGACCGTGAGGTCGGTATAGCCCTGGTCACCGACCCGCGCATCAAGGCGGTTGGCTTTACCGGCTCGCGCAGGGGTGGCTTGGCGTTGACCCACGCTGCGCAGGCACGGCCAGAGCCCATTCCGGTGTACGCGGAAATGAGTTCGATCAACCCCGTGTACCTGTTTCCGGCGGCATTGGCGGCCAGGGGCGAAGCACTGGCCCAAGGTTTCGTGGCGTCGTTGACCCAGGGTGCCGGCCAGTTCTGCACCAACCCAGGGCTGGTGATCGGGGTACAAGGGCCGGCCCTGAATCGCTTCATCAGCACCGCCAGGGAGTTACTGCCAAGCTGTGCCGCGCAGACCATGCTCACGCCCGGTATTGCCCGTGCCTACGGTTCAGGCGTGGGTGCGTTGACTGAACACGCCAAGGTTGCCGCAAAGGGTTTGACCGCAACAGGTCCCAACCAGGGCCAGGCGTATATGTTCGTGACCCCGGCGCAGGCCTTCCTGGCCAATGAACACCTGCAAGCCGAAGTCTTCGGTGCCGCATCCCTGATCGTCGTCTGCGCCAGTCCTGAAGAAGTACGCGAGGTTTCTGAACACCTGGAAGGCCAGCTCACCGCCACCTTGCACCTGGATGAAAACGACCTGCCCGATGCCAAGGCACTGCTGCCGGTGCTTGAACGCAAGGCCGGGCGCTTGCTGGTCAATGGCTGGCCGACCGGCGTGGAAGTGTGTGATGCCATGGTCCATGGCGGCCCCTTCCCAGCCACCTCGGATGCGCGCAGCACATCAGTGGGCACGGCGGCGATCCAGCGTTTCTTGCGGCCGGTGTGTTACCAGGACTTCCCCGACGCATTGCTGCCCGATGCGCTCAAGCACGGCAACCTGTTGCTGCTGCGGCGCTTGCTCGACGGCCAGAGAGAGGCATAG
- the treS gene encoding maltose alpha-D-glucosyltransferase, which translates to MTAVENNHVNWLVEQSMLHAARQRAKLYSGQGRLWQQPYAQTRPRDASALSSVWFTAYPASIVTREGGTVLEALGDETLWHALSKIGIQGIHNGPLKKSGGLSGMQHTPTIDGNFDRISFEIDPQLGTEAQLQALTRMAAAHNAVIIDDVIPSHTGKGADFRLAEMAYEDYPGLYHMVEIREEDWPLLPDVAEGRDAQNLSPAQVDALRDKHYIVGQLQRVIFFEPGVKETDWSATQVVLGVDGKPRRWVYLHYFKEGQPSLNWLDPTFAAQQMIIGDALHAIDVMGAKILRLDANGFLGVERKLDGTAWSESHPLSITGNQLLGGAIRKAGGFSFQELNLTVDDIASMSHGGADLSYDFITRPAYQHALLMGDAEFLRLMLREMHRQGIDPGSLIHALQNHDELTLELVHFWTLHAHDTFLYQGQTFPGNILREHIREQMYERLAGEHAPYNLKFVTNGVSCTTASIITAALGIRDLDAITPADIQQIRQIHLLLVMYNAMQPGVFALSGWDLVGALPLAAEEVEHLMQDGDTRWIHRGAYDLVDLNPDAQLSAGQMPRSKSLYGSLNSQLQDPESFASQLQKILAVRRAYDIAASRQIQVPEVENPGLLVMVHELPAGKGTQITALNFGATPITETLHLPDIAAGMVVDIINERVEGDLTAEGAFTITLDAYEGLALRVVSNSPL; encoded by the coding sequence ATGACGGCGGTTGAAAACAACCATGTGAACTGGCTGGTGGAACAATCGATGCTGCACGCGGCACGCCAGCGGGCCAAGCTCTATTCGGGCCAGGGCCGGTTGTGGCAGCAGCCTTACGCGCAGACCCGGCCACGCGATGCCTCGGCGTTGTCGTCGGTATGGTTTACCGCGTACCCGGCGTCGATCGTGACCCGTGAAGGCGGCACAGTGTTGGAGGCGTTGGGGGATGAGACGCTGTGGCATGCCTTGTCGAAGATCGGCATCCAGGGCATCCACAACGGCCCGCTGAAGAAATCCGGCGGTTTGAGTGGCATGCAGCACACACCGACCATCGACGGTAACTTCGACCGCATCAGTTTCGAGATTGACCCGCAACTGGGCACCGAGGCGCAGTTGCAGGCGTTGACGCGCATGGCGGCGGCGCACAACGCGGTGATCATCGACGATGTGATCCCGTCCCACACCGGCAAGGGCGCGGATTTTCGCCTGGCCGAGATGGCGTACGAGGACTATCCCGGCCTTTACCACATGGTAGAAATCCGCGAGGAAGACTGGCCGTTGTTGCCCGACGTGGCCGAGGGCCGCGATGCGCAGAACCTCAGCCCTGCGCAGGTTGATGCATTGCGCGACAAGCACTACATCGTCGGCCAGTTGCAGCGGGTGATCTTCTTCGAGCCTGGCGTCAAGGAAACCGACTGGAGCGCCACCCAGGTGGTACTGGGCGTGGATGGCAAGCCGCGTCGCTGGGTGTACCTGCATTATTTCAAGGAAGGGCAGCCTTCGCTGAATTGGCTGGACCCCACCTTCGCCGCGCAGCAGATGATCATCGGTGATGCGCTGCACGCCATCGATGTGATGGGCGCCAAGATCCTGCGCCTGGACGCCAATGGGTTCCTCGGTGTGGAGCGCAAGCTGGATGGCACGGCGTGGTCCGAGAGCCATCCGCTGTCGATCACCGGCAACCAGTTACTGGGCGGGGCGATTCGCAAGGCGGGCGGCTTCAGTTTCCAGGAGTTGAACCTCACCGTGGATGACATCGCGTCCATGTCCCATGGCGGTGCCGACCTGTCCTATGACTTCATCACCCGCCCGGCGTACCAACACGCGCTGCTGATGGGGGACGCCGAGTTCCTGCGCTTGATGCTGCGCGAAATGCACCGCCAGGGCATCGACCCCGGCTCGCTGATCCATGCGCTGCAGAACCACGATGAATTGACCCTGGAGCTGGTGCACTTCTGGACCCTGCACGCCCATGACACGTTCCTTTACCAGGGCCAGACGTTCCCCGGGAATATCCTGCGCGAGCACATTCGCGAACAGATGTACGAACGACTGGCCGGCGAGCATGCGCCATACAATTTGAAGTTCGTGACTAACGGTGTGTCCTGCACCACGGCCAGCATCATCACGGCGGCGCTGGGTATTCGGGATCTGGACGCGATCACCCCCGCAGATATCCAGCAGATCCGCCAGATCCACCTGCTGCTGGTGATGTACAACGCCATGCAGCCAGGCGTGTTTGCCTTGTCGGGCTGGGATTTGGTGGGTGCACTGCCACTGGCGGCCGAAGAGGTCGAGCATTTGATGCAGGACGGCGACACACGCTGGATTCATCGCGGCGCCTATGACCTGGTGGACCTCAACCCCGATGCGCAACTGTCCGCCGGGCAGATGCCGCGCTCGAAAAGCCTGTATGGCAGCTTAAACAGCCAATTGCAGGACCCCGAGTCCTTTGCCTCGCAACTGCAGAAAATCCTCGCGGTGCGGCGTGCCTACGACATTGCCGCCAGCCGCCAGATTCAGGTGCCGGAAGTCGAGAACCCGGGGCTGCTGGTGATGGTCCACGAATTACCGGCCGGCAAAGGCACGCAAATCACCGCGCTGAACTTCGGGGCCACACCGATCACCGAAACCCTGCATCTGCCCGATATTGCCGCGGGGATGGTGGTGGACATTATCAATGAGCGAGTGGAAGGCGATCTTACGGCGGAAGGCGCGTTCACGATCACACTGGATGCGTATGAGGGGCTGGCGCTGCGGGTGGTGAGCAACTCACCGCTGTAG
- a CDS encoding 4-hydroxyproline epimerase, with amino-acid sequence MKRLHVIDSHTGGEPTRLVMSGFPTLTGSTLAEQLENLRSEHDEWRRACILEPRGNDVLVGALYCQPVTPGAVCGVIFFNNAGYLGMCGHGTIGLVASLHHLGRIVPGVHRIDTPVGLVEATLHDDGAVTLGNVPAYRHRRQVPVEVPGHGVVLGDIAWGGNWFFLVSEHGQRLQMDNVDALTDYTWAMLKALEEQNIHGKDGAPIDHIELFADDDHADSRNFVMCPGKAYDRSPCGTGTSAKLACLAADGKLAPGQPWIQASITGSQFEGRYEWDGERVRPFITGRAYMTADSTLLIDAQDPFAWGI; translated from the coding sequence ATGAAGCGATTGCATGTGATCGACTCCCACACCGGCGGCGAGCCCACCCGCCTGGTGATGAGCGGTTTCCCCACGCTCACCGGCAGCACCCTGGCTGAGCAGTTGGAAAACCTGCGCAGCGAGCATGATGAATGGCGCCGCGCCTGCATCCTGGAACCACGGGGCAATGATGTACTGGTGGGCGCGCTGTACTGCCAGCCGGTTACGCCGGGCGCCGTCTGCGGGGTGATCTTTTTCAATAACGCCGGCTACCTGGGCATGTGTGGGCACGGCACGATTGGCCTGGTCGCCTCCTTGCATCACCTGGGGCGTATCGTCCCCGGTGTGCACCGCATCGACACGCCCGTGGGCCTGGTCGAGGCGACGCTGCACGACGACGGCGCGGTGACACTGGGCAATGTGCCCGCCTACCGCCATCGCCGCCAAGTGCCGGTAGAGGTGCCGGGCCACGGCGTGGTGCTGGGCGATATCGCCTGGGGCGGCAACTGGTTTTTCCTGGTGTCCGAGCATGGCCAGCGCCTGCAAATGGACAATGTCGACGCCCTCACCGACTACACCTGGGCAATGCTCAAGGCCCTTGAGGAGCAAAACATCCACGGCAAAGACGGCGCCCCGATCGACCACATCGAACTGTTCGCCGACGACGACCATGCCGACAGCCGCAACTTCGTGATGTGCCCCGGCAAAGCCTACGACCGCTCCCCCTGCGGCACCGGCACCAGCGCCAAGCTCGCCTGCCTGGCCGCCGATGGAAAGCTCGCCCCCGGCCAGCCGTGGATACAAGCCAGCATCACCGGCAGCCAATTCGAAGGCCGCTATGAATGGGACGGCGAGCGCGTACGCCCGTTCATCACTGGCCGCGCCTACATGACCGCCGACAGCACCCTGCTGATCGACGCGCAGGACCCCTTTGCCTGGGGCATCTGA
- the ppk2 gene encoding polyphosphate kinase 2, with translation MSSIEDTLMQRIHRELLDHSDEELELELSEDGHDLNALFDEHVGESHEKAARRIYFSELFRLQGELVKLQSWVVKTGHKVVILFEGRDAAGKGGVIKRITQRLNPRVCRVAALPAPNDREQTQWYFQRYVSHLPAAGEIVLFDRSWYNRAGVEKVMGFCNDDQYEEFFRTVPEFERMLARSGIQLIKYWFSISDQEQHLRFLSRIHDPLKQWKLSPMDLESRRRWEAYTKAKEIMLERTHIAEAPWWVVQADDKKKARLNCIHHLLGQMPYEEVNLPVIELPQRVRQEDYSRSPTPPELIVPQLY, from the coding sequence ATGTCCTCAATAGAAGACACCTTGATGCAGCGCATCCACCGTGAGTTGCTCGATCACAGTGACGAAGAGCTGGAACTGGAATTATCCGAAGACGGGCACGATCTGAACGCCCTGTTTGACGAGCACGTCGGTGAGAGCCACGAGAAAGCCGCCCGGCGCATCTACTTCAGTGAACTGTTCCGCCTGCAGGGCGAACTGGTGAAACTGCAAAGTTGGGTGGTCAAGACCGGCCACAAGGTGGTGATCCTGTTCGAGGGGCGAGATGCCGCTGGCAAAGGTGGCGTGATCAAGCGCATCACCCAGCGCTTGAACCCCCGGGTGTGCCGCGTGGCCGCCCTGCCCGCGCCAAATGACCGCGAGCAGACCCAGTGGTACTTCCAGCGCTACGTCTCGCACTTGCCGGCCGCCGGCGAAATCGTGCTGTTCGACCGCAGTTGGTACAACCGCGCCGGCGTCGAAAAAGTCATGGGGTTTTGCAATGACGATCAATACGAAGAGTTCTTCCGTACCGTGCCGGAGTTCGAACGCATGCTCGCGCGCTCCGGCATCCAGTTGATCAAGTACTGGTTTTCGATTTCCGACCAGGAACAGCACCTGCGCTTTCTCAGCCGCATCCACGACCCGCTCAAGCAGTGGAAACTCAGCCCCATGGACCTGGAATCGCGTCGGCGCTGGGAAGCCTATACCAAAGCCAAGGAGATCATGCTCGAGCGCACCCACATCGCCGAAGCGCCGTGGTGGGTGGTGCAGGCCGATGACAAGAAGAAGGCGCGGCTCAACTGCATCCACCACCTGCTCGGGCAGATGCCCTATGAAGAAGTGAATCTGCCGGTGATCGAACTGCCACAGCGCGTGCGGCAGGAGGATTATTCCCGCAGCCCGACGCCCCCGGAACTGATCGTGCCCCAGCTCTACTGA
- a CDS encoding AraC family transcriptional regulator has translation MMQSVFATLGQGSEASRPHSIEQLLAGVAQLLPMLDVIPNAAIFIKDTQARYVLANRTLVLRCGLKQLQPLLGKTSAEVFPAQLGPGYTEQDRRVLEQGFVLEDQLELHLYGTREPGWCLTHKWPLYDHAGAIIGLAGISFDLQTASESHPAYQRLAAVDAHIRAHFNRRVTLGELTRIAGISVAQLERYCKRVFHLTPRQMIQKVRLEHAHRLLHTDLPITEVALQCGYTDHSAFTRQFKASTGFTPRQYRDT, from the coding sequence ATGATGCAAAGCGTGTTTGCGACCCTTGGCCAAGGGAGCGAGGCGAGCCGTCCCCACAGCATCGAGCAGCTGTTGGCCGGTGTAGCCCAGCTATTGCCGATGCTGGATGTGATCCCCAACGCCGCGATTTTCATCAAGGACACCCAGGCCCGCTACGTACTTGCCAACCGCACCCTGGTGCTGCGCTGTGGCCTCAAGCAGCTGCAACCGTTGTTGGGCAAGACCAGCGCCGAAGTTTTCCCGGCACAACTGGGGCCGGGCTACACCGAGCAGGACCGGCGCGTACTCGAGCAAGGCTTTGTACTGGAAGACCAGTTGGAACTGCACCTCTACGGCACCCGCGAACCCGGCTGGTGCCTGACCCACAAATGGCCGCTGTACGACCACGCGGGGGCGATCATTGGGCTGGCCGGCATCTCGTTCGACCTGCAAACTGCCAGCGAAAGCCACCCGGCCTACCAACGCCTGGCCGCCGTGGATGCGCACATCCGCGCGCATTTCAACCGTCGCGTCACCCTGGGTGAGCTGACACGCATCGCCGGAATTTCCGTGGCGCAACTGGAGCGCTACTGCAAGCGCGTGTTCCACCTCACGCCCCGGCAGATGATCCAGAAGGTGCGGCTCGAGCATGCCCACCGCTTGTTGCACACCGACCTGCCGATCACAGAGGTTGCGTTGCAGTGCGGGTACACCGACCACAGCGCATTCACCCGCCAGTTCAAGGCGTCGACGGGGTTTACCCCGAGGCAGTATCGCGATACCTGA
- a CDS encoding dihydrodipicolinate synthase family protein produces MSDNIFTGCIPALMTPCTAGRTPDFDALVAKGRELIDAGMSAVVYCGSMGDWPLLTEAQRQEGVARLVAAGVPTIVGTGAVNSREAVAHAAHAARVGAHGLMVIPRVLSRGASATAQKAHFSAILKAAPNLPAVIYNSPYYGFATRADLFFELRREHPNLIGFKEFGGGADLRYAAEHITSQDDNVTLMVGVDTQVVHGFVNCNATGAITGIGNALPREVLQLVALSKNAAKGDAKARRQARELEAALAVLSSFDEGCDLVLYYKHLMVLNGDKGYALHFNETDVLSEAQRCYAETQYTLFRQWYANWSAEQNVA; encoded by the coding sequence ATGAGCGACAACATCTTTACCGGCTGCATCCCCGCCCTGATGACCCCGTGCACGGCAGGGCGCACACCGGACTTCGACGCCTTGGTCGCCAAAGGCCGCGAGCTGATCGATGCCGGCATGAGCGCCGTGGTGTACTGCGGCTCCATGGGCGACTGGCCGTTGCTCACCGAGGCCCAGCGCCAGGAAGGCGTGGCGCGCCTGGTGGCGGCCGGTGTGCCGACCATTGTCGGTACCGGGGCGGTCAACAGCCGTGAAGCCGTGGCCCATGCCGCCCACGCGGCCAGGGTGGGCGCCCATGGCCTGATGGTGATTCCGCGCGTGCTGTCCCGCGGTGCTTCGGCTACTGCACAGAAGGCGCACTTCTCGGCGATCCTCAAGGCCGCGCCCAATCTGCCGGCGGTGATTTACAACAGCCCGTACTACGGCTTCGCCACCCGCGCCGACCTGTTCTTCGAACTGCGCCGCGAACACCCGAACCTGATCGGTTTCAAGGAGTTCGGCGGGGGTGCCGACCTGCGCTACGCCGCGGAACACATCACCTCCCAGGACGATAACGTGACCCTGATGGTGGGCGTCGACACCCAAGTGGTGCACGGTTTCGTCAACTGCAACGCCACCGGCGCCATTACCGGCATTGGCAACGCACTGCCTCGGGAAGTCCTGCAGCTGGTCGCGCTGAGCAAAAACGCCGCCAAGGGGGATGCGAAGGCGCGCCGCCAGGCACGTGAGCTGGAGGCCGCGCTGGCGGTGCTGTCGTCGTTCGATGAAGGCTGCGACCTGGTGCTGTATTACAAACACCTGATGGTGCTTAACGGCGACAAGGGCTACGCGCTGCACTTCAACGAGACCGATGTGCTCAGCGAGGCCCAGCGCTGCTACGCAGAAACCCAGTACACACTGTTCCGCCAGTGGTACGCCAATTGGTCGGCAGAACAGAACGTTGCTTGA
- a CDS encoding APC family permease, giving the protein MSGQGKFKKQLSLMDLTFIGLGAIFGSGWLFAASHVSAIAGPAGIISWLIGGFAVLLLGIVYCELGAALPRAGGVVRYPVYSHGPLLGYLMGFITLIAFSSLVAIEVVASRQYAAAWFPALTKAGSSDPTTLGWLVQLALLCLFFILNYRSVKTFAIANNLVSVFKFIVPLLVIGVLFTFFKPANFQVQGFAPFGLSGIEMAVSAGGVIFAYLGLTPIISVASEVKNPQRTIPIALILSVLLSTAIYVLLQTAFLGGVPTQMLANGWAGISQELALPYRDIALALGVGWLAYLVVADAVISPSGCGNIYMNATPRVVYGWAQTGTFFKLFTRIDEKSGIPRPALWLTFGLSVFWTLPFPSWEALINVVSAALILSYAVAPVTVAALRRNAPQMARPFRVKGMAVLGPLSFIIAALIVYWSGWSTVSWLLGLQILMFGVYLLCARWVPTAHLNLSQQVRSSAWLIGFYAVTILLSKLGSFGGLGVISHPFDTLVVAACALGIYYWGAATGVPAHLVRLEHEADESETVDEPHGRAPLTPATN; this is encoded by the coding sequence ATGTCAGGTCAGGGCAAGTTCAAGAAACAACTTTCATTGATGGACCTCACCTTCATCGGGCTGGGCGCCATCTTTGGTTCAGGCTGGTTATTCGCAGCCAGTCACGTGTCTGCGATTGCAGGCCCTGCGGGTATCATTTCCTGGCTTATCGGGGGGTTCGCGGTGCTGTTGCTGGGCATCGTGTACTGCGAACTGGGCGCCGCATTGCCCCGCGCTGGCGGCGTGGTGCGTTACCCGGTCTATTCCCATGGCCCGCTGTTGGGCTACCTGATGGGCTTCATCACGCTGATCGCGTTTTCCAGCCTGGTGGCCATCGAAGTGGTTGCCTCGCGCCAATACGCGGCAGCATGGTTTCCAGCGTTGACCAAGGCCGGTTCCAGTGACCCCACTACCCTCGGCTGGCTGGTGCAATTGGCCCTGCTGTGCCTGTTCTTCATCCTCAATTACCGCAGCGTGAAAACCTTTGCCATCGCCAATAACCTGGTGAGCGTGTTCAAGTTCATCGTGCCGTTGCTGGTGATTGGCGTGTTGTTTACGTTCTTCAAGCCGGCGAACTTCCAGGTGCAAGGTTTCGCGCCATTTGGCCTGTCGGGCATCGAGATGGCCGTGTCGGCCGGCGGGGTGATTTTTGCCTACCTGGGGCTCACGCCGATCATCTCGGTGGCCAGTGAAGTGAAGAACCCGCAACGCACCATTCCCATCGCCTTGATCCTCTCGGTGCTGCTCTCCACGGCGATCTACGTGCTGCTGCAAACCGCGTTCCTCGGTGGTGTGCCCACGCAAATGCTCGCCAATGGCTGGGCCGGGATCAGCCAGGAACTGGCGCTGCCCTACCGGGATATCGCCCTGGCGCTGGGCGTGGGCTGGCTGGCGTACCTGGTGGTGGCCGACGCGGTGATCTCCCCCAGCGGCTGCGGCAACATCTACATGAACGCCACCCCGCGCGTGGTGTATGGCTGGGCGCAGACCGGCACGTTCTTCAAGCTCTTCACGCGCATCGATGAGAAGTCCGGCATTCCGCGCCCGGCGTTGTGGCTGACCTTTGGCTTGTCGGTGTTCTGGACCCTGCCGTTCCCGTCCTGGGAAGCGCTGATCAATGTGGTGTCGGCGGCGCTGATCCTCAGCTACGCGGTCGCGCCGGTCACCGTGGCGGCGCTGCGCCGCAATGCACCCCAGATGGCGCGCCCCTTCCGGGTCAAGGGCATGGCGGTGCTTGGCCCGCTGTCGTTCATCATCGCCGCGCTGATCGTGTACTGGTCCGGCTGGAGCACTGTCTCCTGGCTGCTCGGGCTGCAGATCCTGATGTTCGGGGTGTACCTGCTGTGCGCGCGGTGGGTGCCGACCGCGCACCTCAATCTCAGCCAGCAAGTACGCTCATCCGCCTGGCTGATCGGCTTCTACGCGGTGACCATCCTGCTGTCCAAACTGGGCAGTTTCGGGGGCCTCGGTGTGATCAGCCACCCGTTTGACACGCTGGTGGTCGCCGCCTGCGCGCTGGGCATTTACTACTGGGGCGCAGCCACTGGCGTGCCAGCCCATCTGGTGCGCCTGGAACACGAAGCCGACGAAAGCGAAACCGTCGACGAGCCCCATGGCCGTGCCCCGCTGACGCCGGCAACCAACTGA
- a CDS encoding NAD(P)/FAD-dependent oxidoreductase, protein MSDPDIAVVGAGIIGVACALQLARLGRQVVIVDQQAPGMGASYGNAGHLATEQVFPIADVSILKRLPAMLLDPMGPLRLDWKYLPHALPWFLRLLLNLRPASYQRTVAGIRALNEGSLGAWQRLLHSIGRAHLLREDGSLLVFEQGDSRPALEALQRRMQQQQVPVDFWSGEAIRKAAPLLSDNIQGGLFFPATGHFIDPYHVVGELVEAAKASGVQFLQRRVLDARLEGQGVLLTTDQGTLAARQVLIACGAHSARLTAALTGKTVPLDTERGYHLMLPHEQHRLPFAVTSLERKFIMTPMTGGLRLAGTVEFAGLDTPPNMERAWQLHRLSKGLFREDLGAQDATTWMGFRPSLPDSLPIIDRVCGGKVLLAFGHQHLGLTQAAVTAEWIGELASLNSAQPLALYRLDRF, encoded by the coding sequence ATGTCCGATCCCGATATCGCAGTGGTCGGCGCCGGTATTATCGGCGTTGCCTGCGCCCTGCAACTGGCGCGCCTCGGCCGGCAAGTGGTGATAGTCGACCAACAGGCACCCGGCATGGGCGCGTCCTATGGCAACGCCGGGCACCTGGCGACGGAACAGGTGTTCCCGATTGCCGACGTGTCGATCCTCAAGCGCTTGCCCGCCATGCTGTTGGACCCCATGGGCCCACTGCGCCTGGATTGGAAGTACCTGCCGCACGCCCTGCCCTGGTTCCTGCGCCTGCTGCTGAACCTGCGTCCGGCGAGCTACCAGCGCACGGTCGCGGGGATCCGCGCGCTCAATGAAGGCAGCCTGGGCGCCTGGCAGCGCCTGCTGCACAGTATTGGGCGCGCGCATCTGCTACGCGAGGACGGCTCGCTGCTGGTGTTCGAGCAGGGCGACTCACGCCCGGCCCTCGAGGCACTGCAACGGCGCATGCAACAGCAGCAGGTGCCCGTGGACTTCTGGTCCGGCGAAGCCATACGCAAGGCTGCGCCGCTATTGAGCGACAACATTCAGGGCGGGCTGTTTTTTCCCGCGACCGGGCACTTCATAGACCCCTACCACGTGGTGGGAGAACTGGTTGAGGCCGCCAAGGCCAGTGGTGTGCAATTTCTCCAGCGTCGGGTGCTGGATGCCCGTCTTGAGGGACAGGGCGTGTTACTGACTACCGATCAGGGCACGTTGGCCGCACGCCAGGTACTCATCGCCTGTGGTGCGCATTCGGCCAGGCTCACTGCTGCATTGACCGGCAAAACAGTCCCACTGGACACGGAGCGCGGCTATCACCTGATGCTGCCCCACGAGCAGCATCGCTTGCCATTTGCCGTCACGTCCCTGGAACGCAAATTCATCATGACCCCGATGACTGGAGGCCTGCGCCTGGCCGGCACCGTTGAATTTGCCGGCCTCGACACACCCCCGAACATGGAGCGTGCCTGGCAGTTGCACCGTCTGAGCAAAGGGTTGTTCCGCGAGGACTTGGGCGCACAGGATGCAACGACATGGATGGGGTTTCGGCCGTCCCTGCCGGACTCGCTGCCAATCATCGATCGGGTGTGTGGAGGGAAAGTGTTGCTTGCGTTTGGGCATCAGCATTTGGGGCTGACGCAGGCGGCGGTGACAGCGGAGTGGATCGGTGAACTGGCGAGTTTGAACTCGGCACAGCCATTGGCGCTTTATCGCCTGGATCGGTTCTGA